A DNA window from Iodobacter ciconiae contains the following coding sequences:
- a CDS encoding hydroxymethylglutaryl-CoA lyase — MKAHQKNNHIIISDVFPRDGIQNLEQLITTEDKKNFIKGLVDIGMKDIEVTSFVNPKLMHQFYDSKEIANYSLELAEDYNISVSALAPNYIGAKNLYDSGLRNMNYVISVSETHNLKNINRTVRQSIDDLKYIKDSLPDLNIRLVLATVFGCPFSGYIPTDLTIDILNKASAFGISNVTLCDTIGVANPHQVKSILNDIMSLPSNFELSLHMHNTHGMALANIHQGIISGIKRFETAIGGLGGCPFAPGAAGNVATEDVVNMLHRMGLNTGIELGKLLTILKSINNIIPNKINSQLFKARSYSEFNFYQESNNG, encoded by the coding sequence ATGAAAGCACATCAAAAAAATAATCATATCATTATTAGTGATGTTTTCCCAAGAGATGGCATTCAAAACTTAGAACAGCTTATCACCACAGAAGATAAAAAAAACTTCATCAAAGGCCTGGTTGATATTGGCATGAAAGATATTGAGGTGACATCTTTTGTTAATCCTAAACTAATGCACCAATTTTATGATTCTAAGGAAATTGCTAATTACTCATTAGAGCTGGCTGAAGATTATAACATTTCAGTCTCTGCATTAGCTCCAAATTATATTGGGGCTAAAAACCTCTATGATTCTGGTTTGCGTAATATGAATTATGTGATATCGGTAAGTGAGACCCATAATTTAAAAAATATTAATAGAACAGTGCGCCAGTCTATTGATGATTTAAAATATATTAAAGACTCACTTCCTGATTTAAATATAAGATTAGTCCTTGCTACTGTATTTGGCTGCCCATTTTCAGGTTATATACCTACTGATCTGACAATTGACATTCTAAATAAAGCAAGTGCATTTGGTATTAGCAATGTGACTTTATGCGACACAATTGGGGTAGCTAACCCACATCAAGTAAAGTCTATTTTAAATGACATCATGAGCTTGCCTAGTAATTTTGAGCTTAGTTTACACATGCACAATACTCACGGCATGGCACTGGCCAATATCCATCAAGGTATTATCTCTGGCATTAAACGCTTTGAAACTGCTATCGGAGGGCTAGGTGGTTGCCCATTTGCTCCAGGGGCTGCAGGTAATGTGGCAACTGAAGATGTTGTTAATATGCTTCATCGTATGGGATTAAACACGGGTATTGAACTTGGAAAGTTGCTGACAATATTGAAAAGTATAAACAACATCATCCCAAATAAAATTAATAGCCAATTATTTAAAGCAAGAAGCTATTCAGAGTTTAACTTTTACCAGGAGAGTAACAATGGGTAA
- a CDS encoding 3-isopropylmalate dehydratase large subunit — protein MGKTMSEKILSAKSGLDLKAGDIAWVSVDKAMLDDILGPRVQIAEHLPKLSTGIKNVDNVVVISDHYTPPATVKQAEIVKFTRDWSKEYGIQNYYEFKGPCHQVMAEEGHVVPGTVVLGTDSHTCMGGALGAFASGVGSTEMLGIISQGKTWLKVPETILVEWAGSLPQYVMAKDMVLHTIKHIGHAGATYKAIEFIGDAIDALSVDQRMAITNMAVEMGAKVGLMRVDEKVEMYLQDKGIFSYEAFYSDPDATYCQVLRFDASSLSPQVACPHEVDNVHDVRAIKDKAIDQFYLGSCTGGRYSDLEIAANIVKGKKIAKGVRFLVSPASQSIWEKASQSGVLGTLAKSGATILAPTCGVCVGLHSGLLAAKERCLSTSNRNFIGRMGSTEAEIYLASPATVAASALKGIIADPCDIKE, from the coding sequence ATGGGTAAAACTATGTCTGAAAAAATATTATCTGCCAAATCAGGATTAGATTTAAAAGCGGGTGATATTGCATGGGTCTCGGTCGATAAAGCGATGCTAGATGATATCTTAGGTCCACGCGTACAAATTGCTGAACACTTACCTAAGTTATCTACAGGCATTAAGAATGTTGATAATGTGGTGGTAATTTCAGATCACTACACACCACCGGCCACGGTAAAACAAGCTGAAATCGTGAAATTCACCCGTGACTGGTCAAAAGAGTACGGCATTCAAAACTATTACGAATTTAAAGGCCCTTGTCACCAAGTGATGGCAGAAGAAGGACACGTTGTTCCTGGGACAGTGGTGCTTGGCACAGACTCACATACCTGTATGGGAGGAGCTTTAGGGGCATTTGCCTCAGGTGTTGGCTCAACAGAGATGTTAGGAATTATATCACAAGGTAAAACCTGGCTAAAAGTGCCAGAAACAATTCTTGTCGAGTGGGCGGGATCGTTACCTCAATATGTGATGGCAAAAGATATGGTGTTGCATACCATAAAACATATTGGGCATGCAGGGGCAACTTATAAAGCCATTGAATTTATTGGTGATGCAATAGATGCATTATCCGTTGATCAGCGGATGGCAATCACCAATATGGCGGTAGAGATGGGGGCAAAAGTTGGCTTGATGCGAGTAGATGAAAAGGTAGAAATGTATTTGCAAGACAAAGGTATTTTCTCCTATGAAGCCTTCTATTCTGATCCTGATGCAACCTATTGCCAAGTATTAAGGTTTGATGCTTCATCATTATCCCCTCAAGTTGCCTGTCCACATGAAGTTGATAATGTTCATGATGTAAGAGCGATAAAAGATAAAGCAATAGATCAATTCTATCTTGGCAGTTGCACTGGCGGTCGTTATAGCGATTTAGAAATCGCAGCTAATATTGTCAAAGGCAAAAAAATTGCTAAGGGTGTTCGTTTCTTAGTTTCTCCAGCCTCTCAGTCAATTTGGGAAAAAGCCTCTCAATCAGGGGTATTAGGGACGCTTGCCAAAAGCGGTGCCACGATTTTAGCACCAACGTGTGGTGTATGTGTCGGCCTACACTCAGGTTTGTTAGCCGCAAAAGAACGTTGCCTATCAACTAGCAACCGCAATTTCATCGGCCGAATGGGTAGCACTGAAGCTGAAATTTATCTTGCGTCACCAGCGACTGTCGCAGCAAGTGCACTTAAAGGAATCATCGCCGATCCTTGCGATATTAAGGAATAA
- a CDS encoding CaiB/BaiF CoA transferase family protein: MAALNNLVVLDLTRVLAGPFSSMLLADMGAEVIKIEMPEIGDDSRSFAPFVNGESAYYMNLNRNKKGMTINLKCKEGKKLFTELVKKADIVLENYRPGTMEKLGLGYEQLKEINPKIIYGCISGFGHYGPYSNRAGYDIIGQAVGGMMSTTGWPDGEPTRCGTAISDVLAGLFATIGVLSAQRKAEITGIGQKVDVALVDSVVAGMEIINQIYLTEGVIPGRNGNRYESIYPYDSFKCSDGNIVIGAGNDKLYHTLCHLMNAPELISDERFTHNPLRIKNCSILKNIIETWSINYTMDELIDMLLDKGIPAGPINTIDRVVSDPHIADSREMFVDMVHPIAGKLKITGNPIKMSDDRYKQPESSPLLGEHNSEILIKYLNLSKSEINDLKSNGVI; encoded by the coding sequence ATGGCAGCATTAAATAATTTAGTCGTTTTAGACTTAACTCGTGTATTGGCTGGGCCATTTAGTAGCATGCTACTTGCAGATATGGGCGCAGAAGTTATTAAAATTGAAATGCCTGAGATTGGCGATGATAGTCGCTCATTTGCACCTTTCGTTAATGGAGAAAGTGCCTATTACATGAATTTAAATCGAAATAAAAAAGGCATGACTATTAACCTAAAATGTAAAGAAGGTAAGAAATTATTTACTGAGCTTGTTAAAAAAGCTGATATTGTTTTAGAAAACTACCGGCCAGGTACAATGGAAAAACTAGGCCTTGGTTATGAACAACTAAAAGAAATTAATCCTAAAATTATCTACGGTTGTATTTCTGGATTTGGTCACTATGGACCTTATTCAAATCGTGCAGGTTACGATATTATCGGCCAGGCAGTTGGTGGCATGATGAGTACAACGGGTTGGCCTGATGGCGAACCAACTCGCTGCGGTACTGCGATCTCGGATGTCTTAGCTGGGTTATTTGCCACTATCGGTGTGCTCTCTGCGCAGCGCAAAGCGGAAATAACAGGCATTGGTCAAAAAGTAGACGTTGCATTGGTTGACTCAGTGGTTGCTGGTATGGAAATCATCAACCAAATTTACCTTACTGAAGGTGTTATCCCTGGTCGTAATGGTAATCGCTATGAATCAATTTACCCTTATGACTCTTTCAAATGTAGCGATGGCAATATTGTTATTGGGGCGGGTAATGATAAGCTATACCATACCCTATGCCACCTCATGAATGCACCTGAATTAATTTCAGATGAGCGTTTCACTCATAATCCTCTTAGAATTAAAAACTGCAGCATACTAAAAAACATAATTGAAACATGGTCAATTAATTACACCATGGATGAGTTAATCGATATGCTTCTGGATAAAGGCATTCCTGCCGGCCCAATTAATACTATCGACAGAGTGGTTTCCGATCCGCATATTGCCGATAGTCGTGAAATGTTTGTCGATATGGTTCATCCAATTGCAGGTAAACTCAAAATCACTGGTAACCCAATAAAAATGAGTGATGATCGTTATAAGCAACCAGAATCATCTCCTTTACTTGGTGAACATAATTCAGAGATTTTAATTAAATATCTCAACCTTTCTAAAAGTGAAATAAATGATCTAAAATCAAATGGAGTAATATAA
- a CDS encoding LeuD/DmdB family oxidoreductase small subunit: MNIINGKKTWIFGDNINTDIISPPQYMDLSIEEASAYSMTAVNKVFAKECKEGDIFIAYKNLGSGSSRETSPLTLKHLGIKAVVAESFARIFYRNCINVGIPVIECAEVKKINQDDIISIDIENGIITNQTSGEIYSCSKIPSNVYEIIKCGGLINFLQGV; the protein is encoded by the coding sequence ATGAATATTATTAATGGAAAAAAAACGTGGATTTTTGGTGACAATATCAACACTGATATTATTTCACCTCCACAATATATGGATCTGTCTATTGAAGAAGCAAGTGCTTACTCTATGACAGCTGTAAATAAAGTATTTGCGAAAGAGTGTAAAGAAGGAGATATTTTTATTGCTTATAAAAACCTAGGTTCTGGATCTAGTCGTGAAACCTCACCTTTAACATTAAAACACTTAGGTATTAAAGCTGTCGTTGCAGAAAGTTTTGCTCGAATTTTTTATCGAAATTGCATTAATGTTGGCATACCTGTCATTGAATGTGCCGAAGTAAAAAAAATCAATCAAGACGATATCATCTCTATTGATATTGAAAATGGAATTATCACCAATCAGACTTCAGGCGAGATTTATTCGTGCTCAAAAATCCCAAGCAACGTTTATGAAATCATAAAATGCGGCGGCTTAATTAACTTTTTGCAAGGAGTTTAG
- a CDS encoding type I restriction endonuclease subunit R translates to MMMNKDDELIFRNNIIKQLLVHGWILGKADQYNCELAIYLEDLLGFVQDTQDGEWQKFCINYPKEPEQRFLELVVKQLQKADQNATGAVSRTYGTLGVLRYGIKDRNTRFSLCQFKPEHDLNPDTLVRYKKNRLRVVPELVYSPYATMAQRAQTGAKSKTWRIDLVLFVNGLPVATLELKSEFKQAVQNAIKQYKTTRLPIDPVAKKPEPLLSFKRGAIVHFAVSPFDVYMTTKLAGENTYFLPFNKGTTEGGAGNDKPAGINQYATDYLWNEVLLPDHLLNILARYVHLQIEDKEDFEGCKYKKESMIFPRYHQWDVVSKLIQAARIEGPGHRYLIQHSAGSGKSNSIAWVAHQLSSLYNELGKKQFDSVIVVTDRNVLDAQLQDTIHQFEYTDGVVGRINNQEGDGSKSEKLARALESAQPIIIVTIQTFPFVLKALENSVNLKERCYAIIADEVHSSQTGSTARQLKEVLMKDALPDDLITASVALHRGSKNLSYLAFTATPKPKTLELFGRLPHPDKAASLSNKPVAYHVYSMRQAIEEGFILDVLKNYTNYQVAYKLALKIENSDQDVESKRTRVKLNQWVHLHDHNIAQKVMVIVEHFKSHVMGLLGGQAKAMVVTSSRKEAVRYKQDFDKYIKEKGYQKIHTIVAFSGEVEFSDKDPSVAKLSGQKFTESNMNPRLKGRDLRKAFDSDGYQVMIVANKFQTGFDQPKLCAMYVDKKLGGVECVQTLSRLNRTYPSKAETGTFILDFFNEPQDILRAFQPFYQTAELADVSDPNLIFELFTKLRAAEIFSWPEIEQFCTEFYSKNKSNTAVANICKPAIERWQQRYKRVAETFKQANSLFELNKKESQNIALLDNAKSQLKDCQKEKDALEIFKKDLGSFVHFYDFMSQIVDYDNKDLEKLSLFARNLQPMLREMIIEGDEIDLDNVTLAHYRVSKLYQQDLALKESAHQFKTGGVLGLTKLKDKKAELLSQLIIRLNELFITDQLTDSDMLDYAYAIRDKVSENEMVMKQINNNSAEQAMLGDFSGSVENAVIDSGRVHQNQMMQLFTNLQGMQRFKQLIFDLLVMG, encoded by the coding sequence ATGATGATGAATAAAGACGATGAATTAATCTTTCGAAATAATATTATTAAGCAGCTGCTTGTTCATGGTTGGATTTTGGGTAAGGCAGATCAATATAATTGTGAATTGGCCATCTATCTTGAGGATTTATTGGGCTTTGTGCAGGACACGCAAGATGGAGAATGGCAGAAATTTTGCATTAATTATCCAAAAGAGCCAGAGCAGCGATTTTTAGAATTAGTAGTGAAGCAATTGCAAAAGGCAGACCAAAATGCCACCGGCGCGGTATCGCGCACTTATGGCACCCTGGGTGTATTGCGTTACGGAATTAAAGATCGTAATACCCGTTTTAGCCTGTGCCAATTCAAGCCCGAGCATGATTTAAATCCTGACACCCTGGTGCGCTATAAAAAAAACCGCCTGCGGGTAGTGCCAGAGCTGGTATATAGCCCTTATGCCACGATGGCGCAGAGGGCCCAAACAGGAGCGAAATCCAAAACCTGGCGAATTGATTTGGTTTTATTTGTAAATGGCCTGCCGGTGGCGACGCTGGAATTAAAATCCGAATTTAAACAGGCGGTGCAAAACGCCATTAAACAATACAAAACTACTCGCCTGCCTATTGACCCCGTTGCCAAAAAGCCTGAGCCTTTACTGAGCTTTAAACGTGGTGCTATTGTGCACTTTGCAGTGAGCCCATTTGATGTGTATATGACGACTAAATTGGCGGGTGAAAATACTTATTTCTTGCCATTTAATAAAGGGACGACAGAAGGAGGGGCAGGTAATGATAAGCCCGCCGGTATTAATCAATATGCTACAGATTACCTCTGGAATGAAGTATTGCTGCCAGATCATTTACTTAATATTCTGGCACGTTATGTACACTTGCAAATTGAAGATAAAGAAGATTTTGAAGGGTGCAAATATAAAAAAGAAAGTATGATTTTCCCGCGTTATCATCAGTGGGATGTTGTAAGTAAGCTGATTCAGGCTGCCCGCATTGAGGGGCCGGGGCACAGGTATTTAATTCAGCACAGCGCCGGATCGGGCAAATCTAATTCAATTGCATGGGTAGCACATCAGCTATCGTCCCTTTATAACGAATTAGGAAAAAAACAGTTTGATTCGGTTATTGTGGTTACTGATCGCAATGTGCTGGATGCACAGCTGCAAGATACGATTCATCAGTTTGAATATACTGATGGCGTGGTGGGGCGAATTAATAATCAGGAAGGCGATGGATCAAAATCAGAGAAACTTGCCAGGGCATTAGAGAGCGCCCAGCCAATTATTATTGTCACAATTCAGACTTTCCCCTTTGTATTAAAAGCCCTTGAAAATAGCGTTAATTTAAAAGAGCGCTGTTATGCAATTATTGCTGACGAGGTGCATTCATCCCAAACCGGCTCTACTGCAAGGCAGCTAAAAGAAGTGCTGATGAAAGATGCGCTGCCGGATGATCTTATTACGGCTTCCGTAGCCCTGCACCGGGGTTCTAAAAACCTGAGCTATCTTGCCTTTACTGCCACGCCAAAGCCTAAAACACTGGAGCTGTTTGGCAGGCTGCCACACCCAGACAAAGCCGCATCGCTAAGTAATAAACCTGTTGCCTATCATGTTTACAGTATGCGCCAGGCGATTGAGGAAGGCTTTATTCTGGATGTGTTGAAAAATTACACCAATTATCAGGTAGCTTATAAGCTGGCGCTAAAGATTGAAAACTCTGATCAGGATGTTGAAAGCAAACGCACCAGGGTAAAGCTCAATCAATGGGTGCATCTGCATGATCACAATATTGCACAAAAAGTGATGGTGATTGTGGAGCACTTTAAAAGCCATGTGATGGGTTTGCTTGGAGGGCAGGCCAAAGCAATGGTGGTGACCAGCTCGCGTAAAGAGGCTGTGCGTTATAAGCAGGATTTTGATAAATATATCAAAGAGAAGGGTTATCAAAAGATTCATACCATCGTGGCGTTTTCCGGCGAGGTGGAGTTTAGTGATAAAGATCCGAGTGTGGCAAAGCTGTCGGGGCAGAAGTTTACCGAGAGCAATATGAACCCGCGCCTGAAAGGGCGTGATCTGCGCAAAGCCTTTGATTCGGATGGCTACCAGGTCATGATTGTGGCGAATAAGTTTCAGACCGGCTTTGATCAGCCCAAGCTCTGCGCCATGTATGTGGATAAAAAGCTGGGGGGTGTTGAATGCGTGCAAACCCTGTCACGCCTGAACCGCACTTATCCTAGCAAGGCGGAGACCGGCACTTTTATACTGGATTTCTTTAACGAGCCACAAGATATCCTCCGCGCGTTTCAGCCTTTTTATCAAACGGCTGAGCTGGCTGATGTATCAGACCCGAATCTGATTTTTGAATTGTTTACAAAACTGCGGGCAGCAGAGATATTTAGCTGGCCGGAAATCGAGCAATTTTGCACTGAGTTTTATTCAAAAAACAAAAGCAATACGGCTGTTGCCAATATCTGTAAACCTGCAATAGAGCGCTGGCAACAGCGCTATAAACGGGTGGCAGAAACATTTAAACAAGCTAACAGCCTGTTTGAATTGAACAAAAAAGAAAGCCAAAACATTGCATTACTCGACAATGCAAAGAGCCAGCTGAAAGATTGCCAAAAAGAAAAAGACGCATTGGAAATCTTTAAAAAGGATTTAGGCTCCTTTGTGCACTTTTATGATTTTATGTCGCAGATTGTTGATTACGATAATAAAGATTTAGAAAAACTTAGCCTATTTGCCCGCAACCTGCAACCCATGCTGCGTGAAATGATTATTGAAGGTGACGAAATAGATCTGGATAACGTCACCCTTGCCCATTACCGCGTATCCAAGCTGTATCAGCAGGATTTGGCGCTTAAAGAAAGTGCGCATCAGTTTAAAACTGGTGGTGTATTGGGGTTAACAAAGCTAAAAGATAAAAAAGCAGAATTGCTATCACAGCTGATTATTCGCCTGAATGAATTGTTTATTACAGATCAGCTTACCGATAGCGATATGCTCGACTATGCCTACGCCATTCGTGATAAAGTCAGCGAAAATGAAATGGTCATGAAGCAAATCAATAATAATTCTGCCGAACAGGCAATGCTGGGCGATTTTTCAGGATCGGTAGAAAACGCCGTAATAGATAGTGGCCGTGTGCACCAAAATCAGATGATGCAGCTATTTACCAATCTGCAAGGAATGCAGAGATTTAAACAGCTTATTTTTGATTTGCTGGTGATGGGCTAA
- a CDS encoding type I restriction-modification system subunit M, whose product MSQISNNLAAYIWSLADLLRGDFKQSQYGRIILPFTLLRRLECVLADSKAAVLKQVEIVEMMNLPEEGQEKFLLRATDSGQGPLSFYNTSLMDLSTLGESGIKANLEKYLQSFSKDAREIFDHFKFAELIALLDDANLLYKIVQKVRLSNLSPAAISNYEMGLVFEELIRRFAESSNETAGEHFTPRDIVRLTTSLVFMEDDEALIKPGIIRTIYDPTAGTGGFLSAGMEYVHELNRDARMVAYGQELNPESYAICKADMLIKGQEVSNIKLGNTLSNDRLYANKFDYMLSNPPFGVDWKKIEGSIKDEHMLKGFDGRFGTGLPRVSDGSLLFLLHLISKMRDRQDGGSRVGIILNGSPLFTGSAGSGESEIRRYIFETDLLEAIVALPADMFYNTAISTYVWVLSNKKSAERQGKVQLINGVNLCGKMRKSLGSKRNEMSENDIREMTRCFGDFAVVDARELGKPSDSKSSRGRQAATPKAEVAKTFAAKIFASYEFGYRRISIERPLRLSYQLSDERIAALRYEPGALNAAMKWVYAEYGQPYWQDSPECENYGQLDDYQVEIRAYLKSHFSDLKEKQIKDLLDAKTWRAQQALLLKAQALQQVMGSMQSDDFNGFDNALNIAMKKSAIVLDSKEKKQFIDAVSWKNPAAEKVIKKVHKATAKPLYGLFAVGNEVVEYQADGDLRDNENVALDPARSVNDINEAYFVKEVLPHVPDAWIDASKTDAKDGQVGIVGYEIPFSRHFYQYQPPRDLAAIDADLDAISAEIMALLQEVHS is encoded by the coding sequence ATGTCACAAATTTCCAATAATCTGGCTGCATATATCTGGTCTCTTGCTGATTTACTGCGTGGGGATTTTAAGCAGAGCCAGTATGGCCGCATTATTTTGCCGTTTACACTTTTGCGTCGTCTGGAATGTGTGCTTGCTGATTCCAAAGCTGCCGTACTTAAACAGGTCGAAATTGTTGAAATGATGAATCTGCCCGAGGAAGGGCAGGAAAAATTTTTGCTGCGGGCAACGGACAGCGGTCAAGGCCCTTTGTCTTTTTACAATACCTCTCTGATGGATTTGTCTACTTTGGGTGAGTCGGGTATTAAAGCTAATCTGGAGAAATATCTGCAGTCTTTTTCCAAAGATGCCCGTGAGATTTTTGATCATTTTAAATTTGCCGAACTGATTGCTCTGCTGGATGACGCCAACTTATTGTACAAAATTGTGCAAAAAGTACGGCTAAGCAATCTTAGTCCTGCTGCGATTTCCAATTATGAAATGGGTTTGGTGTTTGAAGAGCTGATTCGCCGCTTTGCAGAAAGCTCGAATGAAACTGCGGGGGAGCACTTTACCCCGCGCGATATTGTCCGCCTGACTACATCGCTGGTGTTTATGGAGGATGACGAAGCACTGATCAAGCCTGGCATCATCCGTACGATTTATGACCCAACAGCAGGTACTGGCGGCTTTTTGTCGGCGGGGATGGAGTACGTTCATGAGCTGAACCGGGACGCCAGAATGGTTGCCTACGGGCAAGAGCTAAACCCTGAAAGCTACGCTATTTGTAAAGCCGATATGCTGATCAAGGGGCAGGAAGTCAGTAATATCAAACTGGGTAATACACTTTCCAATGATCGCCTTTATGCTAATAAATTTGATTACATGCTTTCAAATCCGCCTTTTGGCGTGGACTGGAAGAAGATCGAAGGCAGTATCAAAGATGAGCACATGCTTAAAGGTTTTGACGGGCGTTTTGGCACAGGCCTGCCGCGTGTCTCGGATGGCTCGCTGCTGTTTCTGTTACACCTGATCAGCAAAATGCGCGACAGGCAGGATGGTGGCTCGCGTGTCGGCATTATTTTGAATGGCTCGCCATTGTTTACCGGCAGCGCTGGTTCGGGTGAATCAGAAATTCGCCGTTATATTTTTGAAACAGATCTGCTTGAAGCCATCGTCGCCTTACCGGCCGATATGTTTTACAACACCGCTATTTCTACTTATGTGTGGGTGCTTTCCAATAAAAAATCAGCCGAGCGTCAGGGCAAAGTGCAGCTGATTAATGGGGTAAACCTCTGCGGCAAGATGCGTAAATCCTTGGGCAGTAAGCGTAATGAAATGTCTGAAAATGATATTCGAGAGATGACCCGCTGCTTTGGTGATTTTGCCGTGGTCGATGCGCGTGAGCTGGGTAAGCCGAGCGATTCAAAGAGCAGCCGTGGCCGCCAGGCCGCCACGCCTAAGGCTGAAGTGGCTAAAACCTTTGCGGCCAAGATTTTTGCCAGCTATGAATTTGGCTACCGCCGTATCAGCATAGAGCGCCCGTTGCGGCTGTCTTATCAGCTTAGTGATGAGCGCATCGCAGCTCTGCGTTATGAGCCAGGTGCACTCAATGCTGCGATGAAATGGGTGTATGCCGAATACGGCCAGCCTTACTGGCAGGATTCACCAGAGTGCGAAAATTACGGCCAGCTGGATGATTACCAGGTTGAAATCCGTGCCTATCTTAAAAGCCATTTCAGCGACCTTAAAGAAAAGCAGATTAAAGATTTGCTGGATGCTAAAACATGGCGCGCCCAGCAAGCGCTGCTGCTAAAAGCCCAGGCTTTGCAGCAAGTGATGGGCAGCATGCAAAGCGATGATTTTAACGGTTTTGACAATGCCTTAAATATTGCCATGAAAAAATCTGCCATTGTGCTCGATAGCAAAGAGAAAAAACAATTCATTGATGCGGTCAGCTGGAAAAACCCTGCCGCCGAAAAAGTGATTAAAAAAGTCCACAAGGCCACTGCTAAGCCTTTATACGGGCTGTTTGCTGTGGGTAATGAAGTGGTGGAATATCAAGCCGATGGTGATTTGCGCGACAATGAGAATGTGGCACTGGATCCTGCCCGCAGTGTTAACGACATCAATGAAGCCTATTTTGTGAAAGAAGTGCTGCCACATGTACCGGATGCCTGGATTGATGCCAGCAAAACCGATGCTAAAGATGGCCAGGTTGGCATCGTTGGCTACGAAATCCCCTTCAGCCGTCATTTCTACCAGTATCAGCCACCACGTGATCTGGCAGCAATCGATGCTGATCTGGATGCAATCAGTGCCGAAATTATGGCGCTGTTGCAAGAGGTTCATTCGTAA
- a CDS encoding restriction endonuclease subunit S gives MSRYKAYAEYKDSGTDWFDSVPAHWDVKRISYFAKMRSGDLIISDQIEAEGECPVYGGNGLRGFTTDFNLNGHYVLIGRQGALCGNINYGRGKFWASEHAIVVYPLVDVNLKWLGETLRAMNLNQYNVSAAQPGLAVANIICLKIPFPTRREQDLIASFLDYETSKIDALIEKQQSLIALLKEKRQAVISHAVTKGLNPNAPMKNSGVEWLGEVPEHWDISRLKFYCSVKGRIGFRGYTIEDLVDEENGALVIGATEMSSNGGITLNNPQYISWKKYHESPEIMLKEGMILFVQRGSTVGKVSNVPYNLGLATINPSLIVLRDLKLRSLFVSYCLMSSSIQNLVKLQTSNTAIPMISQEQVGNYWQLIPPFEEQAEIEKYIYEQTEKIDFGINSVLKSIHLSQERRTALISAAVTGKIDVCNWQPS, from the coding sequence ATGAGCCGGTATAAAGCGTATGCAGAATATAAGGATTCAGGAACTGATTGGTTTGATTCTGTGCCCGCTCATTGGGATGTAAAGCGAATCAGTTATTTTGCCAAAATGCGCAGCGGTGATTTAATTATTTCTGATCAAATTGAGGCCGAAGGTGAGTGTCCTGTTTATGGTGGTAATGGCTTGCGTGGGTTTACGACTGATTTTAACTTGAATGGTCATTATGTGTTAATTGGCAGGCAGGGTGCCTTGTGCGGTAATATTAATTATGGCCGAGGGAAATTTTGGGCTTCCGAGCATGCTATTGTTGTGTACCCGCTTGTTGATGTGAATCTTAAATGGCTTGGTGAAACACTTAGAGCGATGAATCTGAATCAGTACAATGTATCTGCAGCACAGCCGGGATTGGCAGTAGCAAATATTATATGTTTAAAAATACCATTTCCAACAAGAAGAGAGCAGGATCTAATTGCCAGCTTTCTTGATTATGAAACATCGAAGATTGATGCTCTGATTGAAAAGCAGCAAAGTTTGATTGCTTTGCTTAAAGAAAAACGTCAGGCTGTAATTAGCCATGCCGTTACTAAAGGCCTTAATCCAAATGCCCCAATGAAAAATTCGGGTGTGGAATGGCTGGGTGAAGTGCCGGAGCATTGGGATATTTCCAGATTGAAATTCTATTGCTCTGTAAAAGGTCGAATTGGTTTTAGGGGGTATACCATTGAGGATTTGGTTGATGAAGAGAATGGTGCTCTAGTTATTGGTGCTACCGAAATGAGCTCTAATGGCGGTATCACATTAAATAATCCTCAGTATATTTCATGGAAAAAATACCATGAATCTCCTGAAATTATGCTGAAAGAAGGAATGATTTTATTTGTTCAGCGGGGCAGCACTGTAGGTAAAGTATCAAATGTACCTTATAACCTGGGCTTGGCAACAATAAATCCAAGTTTGATTGTGCTAAGGGATTTGAAGCTGCGCTCATTATTTGTTAGTTATTGTTTGATGAGCTCTTCAATTCAAAATCTTGTAAAATTACAAACATCAAATACTGCGATTCCCATGATTTCACAGGAACAAGTGGGAAATTACTGGCAGTTAATTCCGCCTTTCGAAGAGCAGGCTGAGATTGAGAAATATATTTATGAGCAAACAGAGAAAATTGATTTTGGAATAAATTCGGTGCTGAAATCCATTCATTTATCTCAGGAACGCCGTACTGCACTCATTTCTGCTGCGGTGACTGGCAAGATTGATGTCTGTAACTGGCAGCCTTCTTAG